The Archocentrus centrarchus isolate MPI-CPG fArcCen1 chromosome 5, fArcCen1, whole genome shotgun sequence genome contains the following window.
agtgcaatgcaaaacAGAATTGGTGTACTGCTCTGCGAGTAGTTGGCGAGTATTTGCAAGTCATATCTCCCACGCAAACTACGGGCgaccacagcaatctgctagcgacTGAAGCAATTGGAAGCacgtttttggtgcagcaccctctttgtagCTGATTTCACTTAGCAACTGCAAAGAGCCGAACTGGATTCACACACTGAAGCCCCTTTGGCATGAATGAAGAACTGAATTTGTCATGTTTCCTCTAACTTGTTATATTTGAAGCATCTTTATGCTTGGacatttttgtacttttaatttttaatgtgtaTTGCTTTATTATTTGTAAAATTTTAAGGTAACTAAAACACCTGTTTccaaaataaagacaaacacaggaagACTAAAATGCCTTTTTGTCAGATACTTTACTCAAATGCTCCAAAAACATAATATAAGGATTGAATATTTCCAATCAAACTGGTCAACTGTTGCTGCAAAACATCCCCATTTTGCTGATTCTTGATTTCAAGATTTTGGATCAAATGGCCAAAATGGGATCAAAAATCCCTGTCAGTGTATATGTGACAACCAATGCCTTAGTATCTGTTTGTTGCATTATTAATATTGGTGTTGATGCTTACTTTGTTGTGTGCATAAGCTTTATCTCCCCACATGATAATTCCAGCTGCTCCCAGAGCCACACTCTCCCCGATGGTGGACACAAGATCAGTCTGTAAAAGATTACAGgtcaaacaaaaggaaaacagtcAATTAAGTTTCAGAGGTTCCGGCTACATTAAGTGAAGTGCAGCACAAGATCTACTGTGTTTATTCTCCTATAAAGAAATGGTCTACAGGGGGTTTAGACTGACTTTTAACTTGACCAACACCCATCCTGCCTACTCTGCACAAATGAAAGGTACTGGGATCCTTGAATGCCAACAGGACAGGAAAGGACTGCAGCTGCAGATAAGAAGCAAACTATGCAGCATGCACTGATATAAAGGGCTTAGTGATAGTTCTATATGTTAGACTTCGATTGAGAATTAatgtgaaaaagacaaaaggacaaaatgtgCATAATGTCTGCTTAAGAAATGTTTAGCATCATAGTCAGTAACACAGTCAGTTCAAAACTTCAGTGTGGCAACGGAAAAAGCAGAGGAACCAAATTCATCACTAGCGTCACCTCGGTCAGCTGTTCCAGGGAGTTGGTGTAGGTGGGCCGTGTGTACACAAAAACAGGACGTGCCAACCCATCACCTGATGAGGCCAAATGCATCCCCTCTTTTACGCGGTTCCGCACAAACTGACGTCCGGAGGCTGAGGAACGCAGCAAGCTGCTCATGTAGATAGAAGGGAAGAGGGCTGTGCTCTCAGTCCACAACCATTTCAGCTGGTCATTGCGGGTCACCTCCACATCAGGACAGTGACCCGTGTAGCTCTCCAGAGTGCGCCTGTAATCGTGGTTGTAGCAGTCAGGGAACAGGTAAAAACCCCACAGCTGGTTGGGCCTCAGGTTCTTAGCATTCTTCAGTGTTTCTAGCATGAACTTCTTGGCAGACATCTCAAACTCCTGCTGGGCCACTCTTGTCACCTCTTCATGAGGCCAGGTTGGGTTCTTCTGGTGCACCAGCTGACGAGAAAGTCTCCGGTAAACATCTTTGGTATCCCAGTTACGTATCCAGAGGGGACGCCACTCCTCCCAGTCAATAACAGCTAAACCTGTGGCCCATTTTTCCTGTATGTACTTCTCAACACCGCTTGCCATTTGGTCCAGGTGCTGGTCGAGATTAGCCACCTGTGGGAGCCCCCCATTCACTGGTGTTTCATCTGCCTCAAAATAGGGGTACAAGCCCATGCGCTCCTTGTAGAAGATGGTCAGATTCTGATTGACAAATCCCTCAGTGGGTGAGGCCACAATCTGGAACTGGgccagctgaaaatgaatgTTATGCCGTGGGGCACAGTCCTCAATCAGGGCATTCCAAGCCAGGAGCAGAGGCTTTTGAGAATACAGCGGCCATCTCGTGGGTTTCAGTCCCAAGGCACAGAGGCAGTCCCATTGCAGGACAATCAGCAGCAGAGCCTTCGAGGCTGACAGAGTCCCGTACAACATGTCTTCAGATATGGATGGACAGAAAAGACTGCCACACTCTGCTCTACAATTCACAGAGGAGAATGGCATTTTAGTTTTCTGAATATACTATTTCAGAAAGAGATGTTTTCTTTGCAGTAAATTCACAATCACTCTCTGTGGGCAtgtgtaacaaaaaaaatcaatgctatcaatgctaagaaaaaaaagtaacaagcaTCTTTCCATAGTCACTACAGTTACTGGTGCATATTTACATGCCTCCCCTGTCatcatgacaagtaaaatactaacaatgataacagaaaatacatttgaccaattgactgttctataaaactgttttctgaattatttcaacactttaatggtcaaaatcgcGGAATTTATGCATTGCCTGTTCAAGGAAGAAATGCTTGGTGagccagtgcagtgctgtgtctcaactctggtggcgctgtgtcacatacaataaatgaagcaaGCAGTTTGCGCATtcccattgctgtctctctttatatcgccAATATACACGTTTGGTTACAGATGtgctacacatgctgatgttccacagtttgTCTAACATATTTGTGATCGGTCATAAATGCATGGCGCATGGACCTCATCTTCAAATAAagctaatatattttttttaatttttttttttaaaaagagagacccccccccccccccccccccaaaaaaaaaaaaaaaaaaaaaaagtttgaccttaCATTAAAAATGGTTTTTTGGCATTATTGTGTAACAGTGTGAAGTTGATCaaagcataattaatcattagcataagactgaaatataagcttctattttgggttcatatatgtgaaGGGTCAGTGCCGCACCCGTCTCaaacctcaccgcacgtcactgcatCCAACACGCAAATAACATAAAGGAACTTCAATATAATTACAGTTTGCAGCTCTTTTATTAGCAATGACAAAAGGCAAAGTTAATCAACTTCAGTCTCCCTACATATGGATACTTTACCTTTACTGGCAGACTGAGGAAGTGttcccaaaaaaagaaaaaagaagtctGCAACTTCACTCTGCGTTTTTGCGTTgctttgaaaacaaacaaacaaacaaacaaacaaaaaaaatcaaagcactTAAGTGTAAGAAAATGACGACATGCAGGTGTGTTGTGTCTTGTAACCTCGGCTCCGCAGCTCCTTGCGGTCCGTAAAATATAGTGCAGTGGCCCCCGCGATGTTGTCATCATTAGCAACTCGTTCGGTCCGGGGTGCCAAACCACTCTCAGGATGTTCCATTCCATTTTTAGAAAAAGGGAACTGGGGGAACGGAGAAACAACCCGGACATCCTAAAAACTCTATCAGCGGCTCTAATGCGCTTCGGCGACGTGTTTCTTCACTTCAAATTTTCAAACTTCAAGTATCAGTTTAGTGAGACGTGCTTTGATTGCGTCCCGTTCTCTTTTTTCACAAGGGTAAACTTCATGACCCGATTTAGCGCCTGAATGAGTCGGTCCAATAAAGTTCGCCTCCACTCCTCCACTCTCTAGGGTATTGAGAAATGTGgagagttttatttatttgtttttggtttaaaacagcatttttctctttaaaacgAGTAAAATAACAACACTCAAACAAAACTAAAGCAAACTAAATCACCCAGACACGGGACAACCACACCCTTGAGTGAAGACCTCAATCCCaggaaaacacagcaaacatgaaGACAAAGGGTAGGGGGAAACCACCACCTAAGCCACCAGTACTGCCACCACCACAGCCgccaacaactgaaaaacaatcaatgaaaaataaaaacccattaatgaacagaaaataaacacaaccaaatgaacaaaaatgggGACAgtaacaacccccccccccccctccccccgcccacacacacacacacacacacacacacacacacacacacgtagccTATATGGACGCCAagagctacaagtaccttgaaatcccacaggcaaatgggaaccacgaagaggccactaggaaagctgcaaccaaaAATtgcctgcagagagtaaggcaagtcctgaggagtcagctgaatgggaagaacaagatccaggcaatcaacacctatgtCCTGCCGGTCGTTAGATACAccgctgggataataagctggccaaaggaggcgatagaagccactgacatcaagacaagaaagttcCGTACCATGCATGGAGTGtgtcaccccaaatccagcaccctgagactgtacattaagcggaaggaaggaggccgaggattagtgagtgtcagaaccactatcctggatgaaacaacaaagattcaTGACTACATCAGGTACAactgcttagtgaatacctcagtcAGTAGACCCCAGAGAacaaagaggagcaagaacaggaaccctCATGGAAGGCCCTTGCAgggcatgtaccactggcagatagaagaagaagCTAATactgaaaaatcctaccaatggctggacaacgctaggctgaaagacagcacacagGCGCTGATGGTGGCAGCACAGagacaagctctaagcacaagatcgatataggctggggtctaccataCCAGGCAAGATCCCAGGTTCAGGCTCTGCAGAGATGCCCTtaagacaatccagcacataacaacagggtgcaagatgctagcaggcagggcatatatagaacgccataaccaagtggctggaatagtacaggtgctggtcataaaattagaatatcatgaaaaagttgatttgttTCAGTAATTACATTCAAAAAATGAAACTTGTATTATATTCATTAATTACACatagactgatatatttcaaatgtttatttcttttaattttgatgattataactgacaactaatgaaaaccccaaattcagtatctcagaaaatcagaatattacttaagaccaatacaaaaaaaggatttttagaaatgttgaccaactgaaaagtatgaacatgaaaagtatgagcatgtacagcactcaatacttagttggggctccttttgcctggattactgcagtaatgtggcgtggcatggagtcgatcagtctgtggcactgctcaggcgttatgagagcccaggttgctctgatagtggccttcagctcttctgaatagTTGAGgctggcgtatcacatcttcctcttcacagtaccccatagattttctatggagTTAAGGTCAGGcaagtttgctggccaattaagaacaggggtaccatggtccttaaaccaggtactggtagctttggcactgtgtgcaggtgccaagtcctgttggaaaatgaaatctgcatctccataaagttggtcagcagcaggaagcatgaagtgctctaaaacttcctggtagacggctgtgTTGACCTtagacctcagaaaacacagtggaccaacaccagcagatgacatggcaccacAAACCATCacagactgtggaaactttgcactggacctcaagcaacgtggattctgtgcctctcctctcttcctccagactctgggaccttgatttccaaaggaaatgcaaaatttactttgatcagagaacataactttggagcactcagcagcagtccagtcctttttgtctttagcccaggcgagatgCTTCTGatgccgtctcttgttcaagagtggcttgacacaaggactgtgacagctgaaacccatgtctgcatatgtctgtgtgtggtggttcttgaagcactgactccagctgcagtccactctttgtgaatctcccccacatttttgaatgggttttgtttcacaatcctctccagggtgcagttattcctactgcttgtacactttttctaccacatcttttccttcccttctctattaatgtgcttggacacagagctctgtgaacagccagcctctttagcaatgaccttttgtgtcttgccctccttgttcAAGGTGTCAgtggtcgtcttttggacaactgtcaagtcagcagtcttccccatgattgtgtagcctacagaactagactgagagacaatttaaaggcctttgcaggtgttttgagttaattagctgattagagtgtggcaccaatattcaatattgaaccttttcacaatattctaattttctgagatactgaatttggggttttcattagctgTCAATTATAATCATcataattaaaagaaacaaacatttgaaatatatcagtctatgcgtaatgaatgaatatgtcaaggatcagctgtgtggcaggcaggaaggggaCCCCAATGCAGACGAGGTAGGTGGATAAACAGTCTTTATTTGGGTGAATGCAGAATGGAACCAGGACCATAACCAGAACTGAAACCAAGAATAAAGGGAACCACAGAGAAACACGGAAGGGCCACAGCAGGGGAGCGGAGgacgacgacgcgacaacaggcagcgaaaacacgggacttaaatacacaggataACAGGGGGAGTTGGAACAGCTGGGAGACatataatatacaagtatataatatacaagtttcactttttgactagaattactgaaataaatcaactttttcatgatattctaattttatgactaGCACctgtatacaggaacatctgtcccaagggtggttgagaatgaccaagccAAAATCcagtgggacttccagatacagatggcTAACCACCAGAGGATGCATCAGTAGCAACATTGTTTCAACCTGCTGTGTGGGACCATTTTAGTGCTACCTTGATGACAGCGATAGGAAAGTGGTGGATAAAACTGCAATGCATGTAAGCATGTGTTGCTTATGCTAGCGGCAGCACATCCAATATGTTGGCTTATTTATGGAGACATCATCCCTATGTGTCAGTTGACACTGCAAGGAAGAGAGTGAGGTAAGAAAGAACAACTTCTAATCCCCACAGCTTTTAAACAGCCTCTTGGTGAAAAGTCAGACAGGGTAAAAGCCATAATGAAAGCACTGGGAAGTTTCATAGTTAAAGATATGCAACCTTATGCCGTGGTAGAGGATGCGGGATTTCAGTATATCATTAAAGTACTCAAGCCACACTTTAACTTTTGATAATAAATAGCCACATTTCTTTGATTGCATTTCAAATATTGCACTCCTCTTAAGTGGGAAAACAATTTTTCTATTAAGAGCTATCAGAGAACTGaacaatttttttctgtgtttattttgaagAAAGGAAAGTATTATGCTGGTTGACGTTATTCTTCACTTTATGTTGATGGCCTTTGTCTATGATGTGGTCATAAAAATAGCAAAgttaaagttttttgtttgtacaAATATAGTGGTGATGGCTTTAAGCACCATCTTCCGCTTTTATTTAATCAGAAAATATTTGTAAGAACCACAGTAAAGTTAACTGATTAATCTAGAATCTAAATTTCAGTCAGACAGTGCAGTCTTTATGTTCTGAACGTGAACAAAAGGtcttaaaagaaaatacatttcttttAGTTAAGATTCGAAAGTAAATAACTATTTTTGTACTTAGGGATTTAAGGAAAGCAGCAAATTTTGGGGCTAaatcaaaagcatttttaaatcagcaatGTCTCCACTTACTGTACAAAAATCTCACCTTGCTTCGACCTAAGACTGTCACAATGATGTGCctcattctttcagtttttGCATGGCTACATGACATGTCCTTGAAAGTAACTGATGTTTTAAACACTGTAAATGTTGGATTATCTGTTGCTGATGTATGGTATTTCTGGAGTGTTGGCAAATTTCCAACCTATTTAAACCGAACCAAACCCAAAACCGTGACCCCAAAAGCGTGATACGAACCGAACCATTCCACCCCTAATATGTGCGTAAAATTATAAACACAGGTCTTTTGGTTCAGTTGAAGTGCTTTGTAATCATCACGCTGATATTTAAGTAAAGAACTTTAAAGTTTCTTTCCACTCATGCACTGAACACACTTCAGAAAGTGGGCATAAAGCATCTGGCATGCAGATTTCACTACTGCCTGGAGCATGTGATGACAGCTACTGGCAATGGCTTAGCAAAGGAACCAAGTACCACATACTGTCATGTTGCCAAGAACAGTAGATGTGACAGTGAAGAGGAGATGATAGAGGCCATGGTAGAGGCCAATTAATTTAACAACCAGAAGTGGATTGGAAAAACTGAGAAATCCAAATGTGAGTTGTTCTTGAAAGTGCTTTTGTGATTACTGTTAAAACTGTTGCTTACATCTTTAGTCCGTGAGAAAATTCTGAAACACAGCATTCCTGGAAAAGTTAGTGTTTTCTTTAACAGATACATGTGAACTGAAAGATGCCTGAGCACATGACTGGGAATAGGTGGGGGCCCTGGAAATCTGCTGATTTCCTGTGACAAAATCCATtccgtttgttttgtttctgagcTTTGCTGACTCACCTCACCATGTCATCAGTTTCTCTGCAGAGTGCTTAAGGAAAAAGTGGACAAATCCATGTGAATgaaaagagagggaaaggaaCAAAGGAATTGCTTCATTTCCATCTACTCTCGGCTTTCCGTTGACTTTTGCCTACCGAACATAACATCAGTTGAAGTCACGAATAATCAGGAAGCAAAAACAACATCAGGGAAACTGGAAAAACACCCTGCCATCTTCACTTTGTGTCCTAAACCCTTCATGGGTACCAACTTAATATCAGTACCACCATGCAATATAATACCATctgaaaagcatctgattggcaacagcttcattattcaacaataatcccaaacaccctgctaatgcagtaaaagcataccttgATAGAAGAACACACAGTGGAAGACCACCTTTAATGGATTAGTCttcccagagcccggacctcaacattactgaagcagtgtgggatcatcttgacaaaccttcaagaagcctggacaactgttcctgaagagtacttaaagaaatgacaagaaagatGCCTAAAAATGCtcaggctgtgttaaagaataaggctggtcataccaaatactgactttcaaattcattagaattgtacaaactctgttttagttgtatttccatgtatgtttgcatgtttcaataaatcgctgcacctattttacattttcctagaaaaatattttttaaaaatgaggggTTACTCAAGACAGTGCTGTACATCCAGGACTTAAACtcagattaaagaggaaaaacttcACCTCCTCATGAGATAACACAGCCTTCCAGTGTCAAACTTATTACTCTGCACTGTAAGGTCAAACTCCCAGTGAagtaacaacaaacaaaatggaTTGCACCAGGAAGCTGCAGCCAGTTTGAGAAAAGCTTTCTTGAGTCGTGACTCTGCTCAGTAAACCATTTATTCAAGTATTTTCAACTAAGAAATCTGACTTCATTTACAATACATTATGCTCACTAGTGCAGGTCCGAGCGCCAATAACTGAGACCAACTCAGACGTGACAATACAGAACATGAGTGTATATACAATAAATTCCACAATCCTTTATCATTTCCACCCTGTAACTACATCTTGCATCCATAGTTCACACATGCACCCAAATAAAACTAGCACatgtacaaaaacacagagtgtACATCTCACAGAAGGCATGAACCATTAAAGCCTTTTCACATCAAGGATGTTTTTCCCTgcaaaaaactgaacaagagAAACACGACTTCATCTGAAGTATTCTCTAAGACTGCTTACATATCAGCTGGGTAGTAGAAACACAACTTGTAGCATCACTACTTTTGTGAATGTCAAAGGACTTATTGAATTCAAATGTATAACATTTAATTCAATACATCATGTTTCATATGACAGTTtgaattttcctttttaacTGGAGACCGCAGGTCCAGGTCTTGACTGCAGCTCTCTGGACTGGAACCAAGACTGTGAGAAGAGGACCTGTGGCTGCACCTCATGGCAGATGAGTCACTGTGCAACTTGTCACACCTCACAGAGGACGATGGGGAAATCGACATGAATACACGGGTGCTCAAGCTTCACAATTCCCTGAGAAACAAAGCAGACAATTTTCACATTCAAAAGAACTGATGGTGAC
Protein-coding sequences here:
- the LOC115780856 gene encoding hyaluronidase-2-like; protein product: MLYGTLSASKALLLIVLQWDCLCALGLKPTRWPLYSQKPLLLAWNALIEDCAPRHNIHFQLAQFQIVASPTEGFVNQNLTIFYKERMGLYPYFEADETPVNGGLPQVANLDQHLDQMASGVEKYIQEKWATGLAVIDWEEWRPLWIRNWDTKDVYRRLSRQLVHQKNPTWPHEEVTRVAQQEFEMSAKKFMLETLKNAKNLRPNQLWGFYLFPDCYNHDYRRTLESYTGHCPDVEVTRNDQLKWLWTESTALFPSIYMSSLLRSSASGRQFVRNRVKEGMHLASSGDGLARPVFVYTRPTYTNSLEQLTETDLVSTIGESVALGAAGIIMWGDKAYAHNKTTCSNLDKYVRGTLSRYLLNVSTAAELCSQTLCDSHGRCLRKNPNSDVYLHLNPLTHSITEKSGKLAVTGELGKADEMSFQADFQCQCYSGYQGELCDQKDPLQQKGMAARATASALQCLILLTVCLLLC